TTCTTCACaacagcatcagcagcagcaacatcaccagcagcaacagcagttgTTTAGACAGGTTAGTctgaattttgtgtttttttttctgggTTTATTGTCAATTTTAGGTTAGATGATGAAATTTGTGATTTTTTAGGGTTGATGTGAAAATCTGGCTTTTTTTGCCCAATTTGATGGAACTGAGCTGATTAGCTCTTGTTACTATGATTTTAGTAGTTAGTTACTATGGAATGTCAGTTTTGTTCTTTGTCTGTGGCTTGTCTTTATGCAAAAGTGGATGTTTTTTGTCTTTCTAGTGATGGAAGTTTGAAGGTAGTTAAAGATCTCATTAATTGATGTAATATGTTAGAGAATGTGGAAAGCGTATAGCGAGTTGGGACAGGTCGCACTATTtgtagaatttaatttttcacaTTTATATTTCAATTAATATGAAGAGGGTGGAAAAGCATTGTAAATCCAATTTGCTTGCCTGGCGACTTGCAGATGTTTTGTTTTAGTATTAGTAGTTTGTCGATCCAGGTTTCTTTCGAGCACTTGTATGTGATTGTGGGTAGTATTTGCTTTTTATGAATGAATTCTGTGGTTTATATTATGCAGTCTTTACAGCAGCAACAACTTAGGAAGTCTGAaggtgatgaatcctttttagCATATCAGGGACGTAATCTTCACGGAGTTATGGGAGGAAGCAATACTCCATCATCTTCTGGTTCTATGCATTCGCCTCAACAGTTGTCTCAGCATCAGGTCGCTGCTCACATGCGGGAGGATAGTCAGAATAAGGTTCAGGGTGTagagcaacaacaacatcaacaaacgcCAAATGCAGTTCAACAGGCTTATATGCAGTATGCTTTCCAAGCTGGTCAGCAAAAGCCGAGTCTTGGTAATTTGCTGCAAGCGCAACAAGCACAGGCTCAAGCGCAGGCACACGCACAGGCTCAAGCGCAGGCACAAGCACAAgctcaacagcaacaacagaaacaactacaacaacaacaacaacagcaacagaaacAACAAGGTAAAATGGGGATGTTGGGTCCTTCAATGGGTAAGGAGCAGGATGTACGTGCATACAATCAAAGAATGCAGGAGCTGGCGTCTCTCCATGCAGCTAACCAATCACAAGGTTCTGTGTTAAGGAAGCCAGGTGAACCTTTTATGCACGGTGAAAAGCAGATAGAACACAGTCAGCAGACAGGGTCTGAACAAAGAAATGTCTCGAAGCCTCCATCGCAGGCGGCAGGGATTGGGCAGTCGATACCATCAAACATGATGAGGCCTATTCAGGCTCCACAAGCTCAGACAAGCATCCAAAACATTGCGGGTAACGAGTATGCCATGGCCCAATTGAAAGCAATGCACGCTTGGGCTTTGGAAAGCAACATTGATTTATCACGACCTGAAAATGCCAGTTTGATCCCTCAACTCCTTCCAATTTGGCAAGCTACTATGGCTGCATCTCAGAAGTCTAATGAGGGTGTCAAAGCAGCACAAACATCGAGGCCGGGGTTAAATCAGCACAATATGGCTTCTCCAACAGTTGGCAGTGACGGTTCAGCACAAACATCAAGGATGCCATTAAAGCAGCATAATTTGCCTTCTCCAACTGTTGGTAGTGACAGTTCTGCGCATGGAAATTCATCAAGTGACGTGTCTGGCCAGTCAGGCTCTGCGAAAGCACAATCATTAGTTCCTGGTTCCTTTGGGACTACCTCATCTCCTGCAGTGGGTAATCCTAATAACATTCAGATGCAGCATGCTGTTCAAAGTCGGGAGAATCAGGCCTCTAAACAGCCTATCTTGAATGGGATGCCTCCCATGTATCCACCACAGTCTTCTGCGAATACAAGCCAGGGTGTCGATTACTCTGCACAAGCGAAGAGTTCACCTGCTTCCTTGGAAAGTTCTCAAGCTCAGCACTTTAGGCAGTTGCAGCAGCTGAACCGATCCTCACCACAACCGGCTGTCTCATCTAATGCAGGAGGTTCTACCTCCTGTGGACCCCTTACTCAAGCATTGCAACCGCGACTAGGATTTACCAAACAGCAACTCCATGTCCTTAAAGCACAAATATTGGCCTTCAGGCGGCTAAAGGTATGAAACTCCGTGTTCCTCTCCGTAAGATGCCTTACTTTGAAGACAACTTATTTCTGTATGAAAACGTACACAGGATACTGATAGTTTAGTTGTTTTCTCTGCAGCGCGGTGAAGGCAGTCTTCCTCAAGAAGTTCTTCAGTCTATTGCCCCACCACCCCTTGAATCACAACTACAGGTTCATGTTCCTCCAGGAACAGTTAACCAGGACAGGTCTGCCGGGAGAAATGTTGAAGAATCTCCGGGACGGTTGGAATCTAAGGTAACGGCACCACCAATTCCACTTTCCAACAGAGGAAGTCAGAGCCTACTGAAAGATGAGTCCGTTACAGGACAAGAGAAGGCAGCAACATCCACTGTTCAAATTCAAGGAGTGACAGGTGGGATGAAGGAGCCTATGCAGATTGGGTCCGTTGCCAAAGAAGGGCAGGGCACCATGTTCCCAGTTAAGTCTGAGCAGGAAGTTGAACGAGGTAGTCAGATTATTCCCCCTGTCAAGGGTGATTTAGCCGCGGACAGAGGTATAGCAATTTCACCACCTGTTGCTGTGTCAGATGCAATGCAAGTTGAGAAACCAAATCAAGCAGGCCCCATCTCGCAGTCAAAAGATGCTAGTGTCACGAGAAAGTATCCCGGACCTCTATTTGACTTCCCCTTTTTCACAAGGAAACATGACTCTGGTAGTTCACCAATGATGGGAAACAATGGGAATAACTTAACTCTGGCATATGATGTGAAGGATCTGTTGATGGAAGAGGGCATGGAAGTGCTTAGCAAAAAAAGGGCAGAGAATCTTAGAAAAATTAGTGGGTTACTGGCCGTGAATTTGGATAGGAAAAGGATCAGTCCTGATCTTGTCGTGCGGTTACAAATTGAGGAAAAGAAGCTGCGGCTACTAGATATTCAGACACGTGTGAGAGATGAAGTtgatcagcagcagcaggagataATGGCTATGCCTGACAGGCCTTACCGTAAGTTTGTTCGGTTGTGTGAACGCCAGCGAATGGAGCTTGCCAGACAAGTCCAGGTCTCTCAAAAGATGATTAGAGAGAGACAATTGAAGTCCATTTTCCAGTGGCGTAAAAAGCTCCTTGAGGCTCATTGGGCCATTCGTGATGCACGCTCTGCACGCAACAGGGGAGTTGCCAAATACCATGAGAGGATGATGAGAGAGTTCTCAAAAAATAAGGATGACGATCGGACCAAAAGAATGGAGGCATTGAAGAATAATGATGTTGACAGGTATCGTGAAATGTTGCTGGAGCAACAGACCAGCATCACAGGTGATGCTGCTGAGAGATATTCTGTTCTGTCGTCATTTCTTTCCCAGACGGAAGAATATCTTCATAAGTTGGGAGGGAAGATAACAGCTGCCAAAAATCATCAGGAGGTGGAGGAtgctgcaattgctgctgcaACAGCTGCACGATCTCAGGCAAGAGCATTTCTGATTCTTAACTTATGATGTGGTTCTTTCTATTCATAATATATCGCAGATATTAGTTCTCCTCTGTGTATCATTATCATATCTAACTTTTGATTTTCGATTTATGGGGGCAACAGGGTCTCTCAGAAGAAGAAGTTAAAGCTGCAGCAGCTTGTGCTGGGGAAGAAGTGCTGATAAGGAAGCGATTCTCTGAAATGAATGCGCGGAAGGAAAGTTCATCCGTTAATAAGTAAGTTCATTATGATGCTCTAAAAATTTAGTTCAGGAATTTGCTATCTTCTTGCTATAACATGCATTAGTTTTCGTGACACCACCTCCACCAGACAGGCTTCCTAGAACAACCATGTCTCAATTGAAAACTTATACTTACATGACGTCATCTATTGATGCTATAGAATGGGTCCTGGAATGGACTCTTCCGACTGCACCTGCCATGTGCATTTGATAAATTTGCTTGTGTTACCAATTGATTTATCACGAGTTTTTAGTTTTGGATTTCTATGACAAATGTGTTTGGTTGACCTAGTTGTCTCGTTATCTAGATCTGAATGACTGCTTGAACAAATATAAGTTATCTGATTTGTTTGATTTATTCCATGCTCAGTAAGCATGTTGTGCGTCTTATTACTGGAGACTGCGTGTTTGCTGCTAGTTGTGCTTTGCAATTTTGCTTTTTTTACCATCCAAAGCAAGGGTCAATCCTAAgttatgtattattattatttttttaaatgtttTAACTATTCTCATTTATGTTCCAGATATTACAATCTTGCGCACGCTGTAAATGAGAAGGTTATGAGGCAACCATCAATGTTACGTGCTGGGACATTAAGAGATTATCAGCTTGTAAGTTGTGCATTATCTCATAGTTATTTTCGATCCTCTGTAGCATCAATCATTCTTTAATGTAATACAACTTTGCTATGTAATATGTTGCAGGTTGGGTTGCAGTGGATGCTTTCTTTGTACAACAATAAATTGAACGGAATATTGGCTGATGAAATGGGTTTGGGGAAGACTGTGCAGGTGCTTCATTTTACTTGGATACCTCTCTTCTGATATTTATGCTTACAGATTTCTAGTCGCGTTGTCATTTTCATTCAGCTCATGTATTGCATGCAGCACATATCGTGACTTTTATTCCATCTTTTTGGGAGTTTTTATTTATCTACTAAAATAATTGCTAGAGATATGAAATTTTGATGGCTTATCTGCACAAACAGGTAATGGCACTGATTGCTTATCTGATGGAGTTCAAAGGAAATTATGGACCGCATCTAATTATTGTTCCAAATGCTGTTTTGGTTAATTGGAAGGTCAGTTTTTGTTTCTCATGCTTCTGGCGTATGCTATCTGGTACTCGCAAGTTTTGTAATTTCGTCTTCCTAATTTCTTTCTAACGCTTACATTTTTCAGAGTGAGTTGCATACTTGGTTGCCATCTGTTTCCTGCATTTACTATGTTGGTGGAAAGGATCAAAGAGCAAAGTTATTTTCACAAGTGAGATGTTTGAATCATTTTATCTGTTGAATTTGatagtatttttctttttcaccctttcttatgtttgtacttgtttTTGTAGGAGGTGTGCGCGCTGAAATTTAACGTGCTTGTTACAACGTATGAATTCATCATGTATGATCGAACGAAGCTTTCGAAAGTTGATTGGAAATATATCATAATCGATGAAGCACAACGAATGAAGGACAGGGAATCAGTTCTAGCACGTGATCTTGATAGATATCGTTGCCAGAGACGTCTACTTCTTACAGGGACCCCATTACAGGTTTGTCTTTTAACCTCACCATGGTATCTCGTTTTGCTTATTATTTATAATAAATCTAATTTTCTTGGTACTCGAAGATTTATGCTTACCGAACTGCCTTTTTTAACTCCCAAAACGAGGAGGTAGTCCTATGTGAAGTCATTGAAGTTTATTTGCTGCATTTCTTGCTGTTTGTATACACTTGTTGTTGTTAGTTCATCTTTCGCAGGAGTCAGGCATAAGTGTGGTCTGGCCAGGATCAAGCAATCATTATTAAGTTTCTGGTTGTACTCAATACTAGTTAGCTGCTGAAATTTCGTAGAAACAAACTGGTTACTAGTATGGACGGACCAAAGTAGTTGGTTACTTAATTTTGCGACTCTGTGCAGTTCTGTTCTTAGGCGGCCTTTCTTATATTTTACATTATCTTTATTAAATTTCTCCACTCATCTGCACTCTCCTAGACATCCCTACTGACCTGTCACAGTGTCCTGATATTGATTGATGTTGCTCTTTGCAGCATTGAGACACAAAATATTGtgttttctgttgattgttatttTTTTACGGGCCACACTGCCATGTATCGGAATATCTGCTTTTTATAGAATTTACATAGGTATCAACATCCTTGGTGGATCCTCAACTTTTGTGTACTGTAATATGGTGATTAGGAAGCACAAGTTTGTGTGCTGTGACCTTGCACTATAAGGAGTAGACAGAACCATTTTGTTTCAATATTATACTCAATTATGTCCAAAAAAATGTCAAGTTGTTAGTTTCTTAGAATAGATTCCATTCTGCCCAACTCTAAACTTGGAGGCATTGGCTTCTGCAGAATGATCTGAAAGAGCTGTGGTCGTTACTAAATTTACTGCTTCCTGAGGTGTTCGATAACCGCAAAGTGTTTCATGATTGGTTCTCAAAACCCTTTCAAAAGGATGCTCCtgcacatgatgctgaagatgatTGGCTTGAAACTGAGAAAAAAGTGATCATTATCCATAGACTGCATCAAATTTTAGAGCCTTTTATGCTCAGGCGCCGTGTTGAAGATGTGGAAGGGTCACTGCCACAGAAGGtatatcttttctttctttcctcGTTTTAAATTAGTTTCATGTCCTTGTATATGCAAACTAATGGAATTAATGAATTTAAATCTTGTTGTAGGTCTCCATTGTTTTGAGATGTAAAATGTCTGCTATTCAAGGTGCTATATATGACTGGGTTAAGGCTACTGGTACTATTAGGGTTGACCCAGAAGATGAGTTGAGGAGGGTACAGAGAAATCCAAATTACACAGCTAAGACATATAAAACTCTTCAAAATCGATGCATGGAACTCCGTAAAACTTGCAACCATCCTTTGCTCAACTACCCTTATTTTAATGACTACTCTAAGGATTTCCTTGTGAGATCTTGTGGCAAACTTTGGATCCTAGACAGGATTCTAATGAAACTTCAGAGAACAGGACATCGTGTATTGCTCTTTAGCACTATGACTAAGCTTCTGGATTTACTGGAAGAGTATTTGCAATGGAGGCGCCTTATTTATAGAAGAATTGACGGGACTACTAGTTTAGAAGACCGTGAATCCGCTATTGTAGAATTTAACCGCCCTGATACTGATTGCTTCATCTTTTTGCTGAGTATCCGTGCTGCTGGAAGAGGTTTGAATCTCCAGACTGCAGATACTGTTGTTATCTATGATCCCgatccaaaccctaaaaatgaaGAACAAGCAGTTGCTAGGGCTCACCGTATTGGACAGAAAAGAGAGGTTAAAGTCATCTATATGGAAGCAGTGGTTGATAAAGTAGCAAGCCATCAgaaagaagatgaaatgagaagTGGTGGTAATGTTGATGATTCGGAAGATGATCTTGCCGGTAAAGATCGATATATTGGATCCATTGAGAGCCTTATACGCAATAATATTCAACAGTATAAGAT
The nucleotide sequence above comes from Papaver somniferum cultivar HN1 chromosome 8, ASM357369v1, whole genome shotgun sequence. Encoded proteins:
- the LOC113304296 gene encoding ATP-dependent helicase BRM-like, with the protein product MQSGGSQQGGVGGGGVSSGGHGGGGGGRNSSLPPPGGGGANNRSSSSTSAASPSSSSSAVSAPHQQQQGAGGFDSSQQHQQQQHHQQQQQLFRQSLQQQQLRKSEGDESFLAYQGRNLHGVMGGSNTPSSSGSMHSPQQLSQHQVAAHMREDSQNKVQGVEQQQHQQTPNAVQQAYMQYAFQAGQQKPSLGNLLQAQQAQAQAQAHAQAQAQAQAQAQQQQQKQLQQQQQQQQKQQGKMGMLGPSMGKEQDVRAYNQRMQELASLHAANQSQGSVLRKPGEPFMHGEKQIEHSQQTGSEQRNVSKPPSQAAGIGQSIPSNMMRPIQAPQAQTSIQNIAGNEYAMAQLKAMHAWALESNIDLSRPENASLIPQLLPIWQATMAASQKSNEGVKAAQTSRPGLNQHNMASPTVGSDGSAQTSRMPLKQHNLPSPTVGSDSSAHGNSSSDVSGQSGSAKAQSLVPGSFGTTSSPAVGNPNNIQMQHAVQSRENQASKQPILNGMPPMYPPQSSANTSQGVDYSAQAKSSPASLESSQAQHFRQLQQLNRSSPQPAVSSNAGGSTSCGPLTQALQPRLGFTKQQLHVLKAQILAFRRLKRGEGSLPQEVLQSIAPPPLESQLQVHVPPGTVNQDRSAGRNVEESPGRLESKVTAPPIPLSNRGSQSLLKDESVTGQEKAATSTVQIQGVTGGMKEPMQIGSVAKEGQGTMFPVKSEQEVERGSQIIPPVKGDLAADRGIAISPPVAVSDAMQVEKPNQAGPISQSKDASVTRKYPGPLFDFPFFTRKHDSGSSPMMGNNGNNLTLAYDVKDLLMEEGMEVLSKKRAENLRKISGLLAVNLDRKRISPDLVVRLQIEEKKLRLLDIQTRVRDEVDQQQQEIMAMPDRPYRKFVRLCERQRMELARQVQVSQKMIRERQLKSIFQWRKKLLEAHWAIRDARSARNRGVAKYHERMMREFSKNKDDDRTKRMEALKNNDVDRYREMLLEQQTSITGDAAERYSVLSSFLSQTEEYLHKLGGKITAAKNHQEVEDAAIAAATAARSQGLSEEEVKAAAACAGEEVLIRKRFSEMNARKESSSVNKYYNLAHAVNEKVMRQPSMLRAGTLRDYQLVGLQWMLSLYNNKLNGILADEMGLGKTVQVMALIAYLMEFKGNYGPHLIIVPNAVLVNWKSELHTWLPSVSCIYYVGGKDQRAKLFSQEVCALKFNVLVTTYEFIMYDRTKLSKVDWKYIIIDEAQRMKDRESVLARDLDRYRCQRRLLLTGTPLQNDLKELWSLLNLLLPEVFDNRKVFHDWFSKPFQKDAPAHDAEDDWLETEKKVIIIHRLHQILEPFMLRRRVEDVEGSLPQKVSIVLRCKMSAIQGAIYDWVKATGTIRVDPEDELRRVQRNPNYTAKTYKTLQNRCMELRKTCNHPLLNYPYFNDYSKDFLVRSCGKLWILDRILMKLQRTGHRVLLFSTMTKLLDLLEEYLQWRRLIYRRIDGTTSLEDRESAIVEFNRPDTDCFIFLLSIRAAGRGLNLQTADTVVIYDPDPNPKNEEQAVARAHRIGQKREVKVIYMEAVVDKVASHQKEDEMRSGGNVDDSEDDLAGKDRYIGSIESLIRNNIQQYKIDMADEVINAGRFDQRTTHEERRMTLETLLHDEERCQETVHNVPSLQEVNRMIARSEEEVELFDQMDEEMDWAEDMTRYDQVPDWLRASSREVNAAVASLSKKPSKSVSNAVVEPSEVGADGTPLKTERRRGRPKGSGNSRTPIYTELDDDAEFSEASSEDRNDYSLPEEPEEEVEIEEECEDEEGSPAIFAPPTNESVEEGPGDGGYELHRAVQGIRGSHLFEEAGSSGSSSGSRRLVPIASPSTSAQKFGSLSALESRPGSKKLADDLEEGEIAISGDSQMDLQQSGSWIHDREDGDEEQVLQPKLKKKRTMRTRPRPTLDRLEDRTGSEKSSLLRGSSSQLAYQADYDYDMQSKTDPDLETVGMPATRNDPGNSVVKHKRNMPLRRGGNSSKSHVPQKPVRSNSTHAPVENNMDHSRESWDGRALSSSGSMFGVTKMSEIVQRKCKNVVNKLQKRIDKDGPQIIPLLTDFWKRNENSGYMSGTGGGTILDLRMVDYRVERLEYNGVMDFVSDVQSMLKNVAQYFGFSYEVRSEAKKVQDLFFDIMKIAFPEADLREARNAVMFSAAAVAPKHGPIGQSKRHKLINEVETELIPPPKLHSRMPASVDEEVRVRGPMSKFQKESRLASSSSIRELNQPVEAPSFTHPGELVICKKKRNDRDKSVMKPRTAGPVSPPSVGRNVRGGLGPRSIPIERDGKFNQQSTQQNRWAHQPGTQQPDGGGSGSGSGGNLGWAKPVKRMRTDTGKRRPSHL